In one window of Microbacterium sp. PM5 DNA:
- a CDS encoding AMP-dependent synthetase/ligase: MREVSTAPLADLSAYRNVTDLLRRRVDEAPDHVAFDVREGERWRPVTTAAFAAEVRAVAKGLLADGLQPGDAVAIMAPTRYEWAVADLAVWFAGGVVVPVYDSSAPSQVAAIVADAGVRVAFFGDERSRSALAAAGVPTVLSLTRGLADLAARGGLVDDAALERARTDAGPTSPATIVYTSGTSGTPKGVVLSHENFLGQVLNIAAAYSDIVRADGSTVIFLPLAHVLARGLQLICLASGMRIAHLSEPSEVVASLAELRPTFLVVVPRILEKIAAAAGAKAADKHLGRVWDAAVRTATELARREEQIDDGERPASSWSLGVRRRVFDALFYRRIRGLMGGRIGYVLSGGATLPSRLSLLFRGMGVPVIEGYGLTETTAPLTGNLPGRIRSGTVGVPLPGSTVRIADDGEVLAKGVGVFAGYRNADDDRDAFVDGFFRTGDLGRLDERGRLVLEGRVKDVVTTSGGKTVAPARWEAAIEEHPVISSAVTVGEGRPYLTALIVLDQDAVTAARGSAVALDDPDLRAEVQRAVDEANALVSRSEQVRRFALVFADAEDREVVTPTLKIRRRQLLDRESGTIDALYL; this comes from the coding sequence GTGAGAGAAGTCTCGACTGCGCCGCTTGCCGACCTGTCGGCGTACCGCAATGTCACCGACCTGCTGAGGCGTCGGGTCGACGAGGCTCCCGACCATGTCGCCTTCGACGTGCGCGAAGGAGAACGGTGGCGGCCGGTGACCACAGCGGCCTTTGCCGCCGAGGTGCGCGCGGTCGCCAAGGGGCTGCTGGCCGACGGCCTGCAACCCGGCGACGCCGTGGCGATCATGGCCCCGACGCGCTACGAGTGGGCCGTCGCCGACCTGGCCGTCTGGTTCGCGGGAGGCGTCGTCGTGCCCGTGTACGACTCCTCCGCGCCGAGCCAGGTCGCGGCGATCGTCGCCGACGCCGGAGTGCGCGTCGCTTTCTTCGGTGACGAGCGCTCCCGGTCCGCGTTGGCGGCGGCCGGGGTACCGACCGTCCTGTCCCTGACGCGTGGCCTGGCCGACCTCGCCGCTCGCGGCGGCCTCGTCGACGACGCCGCGCTCGAGCGTGCCCGCACGGATGCCGGCCCCACCTCGCCCGCGACGATCGTCTACACCTCGGGCACGAGCGGCACGCCCAAGGGCGTCGTCCTCAGCCACGAGAACTTCCTCGGGCAGGTGCTCAACATCGCCGCCGCGTACTCCGACATCGTGCGGGCGGACGGCAGCACGGTGATCTTCCTTCCCCTGGCGCACGTGCTGGCCCGGGGGCTGCAGCTGATCTGTCTCGCCAGCGGCATGCGCATCGCTCACCTCTCAGAACCGTCGGAAGTCGTCGCCTCGCTCGCGGAGCTGCGCCCGACCTTCCTCGTGGTCGTGCCCCGCATCCTCGAGAAGATCGCCGCGGCGGCCGGGGCGAAGGCCGCCGACAAGCACCTCGGGCGGGTCTGGGATGCCGCGGTTCGCACCGCCACGGAGCTCGCGCGGCGTGAGGAGCAGATCGACGACGGCGAGCGGCCCGCGTCGTCGTGGAGTCTGGGGGTGCGTCGCCGCGTGTTCGACGCCCTCTTCTACCGTCGCATCCGCGGCCTCATGGGCGGGCGCATCGGCTACGTGCTCTCGGGCGGCGCGACGCTGCCGTCGCGGCTGTCGTTGCTGTTCCGCGGCATGGGTGTTCCGGTGATCGAGGGGTACGGGCTGACCGAGACGACCGCGCCGCTGACCGGCAACCTTCCCGGTCGCATCCGCTCGGGCACCGTCGGGGTGCCGCTTCCCGGCTCGACCGTGCGCATCGCCGACGACGGCGAGGTGCTCGCGAAGGGCGTCGGTGTGTTCGCCGGCTATCGCAACGCGGACGACGACCGTGACGCCTTCGTCGACGGCTTCTTCCGCACGGGCGACCTCGGCCGGCTCGACGAGCGCGGCCGTCTCGTGCTGGAGGGGCGCGTCAAGGACGTCGTCACGACGTCGGGTGGCAAGACCGTCGCCCCCGCGCGGTGGGAAGCGGCGATCGAAGAGCACCCCGTCATCTCCTCGGCGGTGACCGTGGGGGAGGGGCGGCCGTATCTGACCGCACTCATCGTGCTCGACCAGGATGCGGTCACCGCCGCACGCGGCAGCGCCGTGGCGCTGGATGACCCCGACCTCCGCGCAGAGGTGCAGCGGGCCGTCGACGAAGCCAACGCGCTGGTCTCGCGCAGCGAGCAGGTGCGACGGTTCGCGCTCGTCTTCGCGGATGCCGAGGATCGCGAGGTCGTGACGCCGACGCTGAAGATCCGGCGTCGTCAGCTGCTCGATCGCGAGTCGGGCACCATCGACGCCCTCTACCTCTGA
- a CDS encoding L,D-transpeptidase, whose translation MLHVYVSIAAQHLWECSGENLLMDSAVTTGASGFDPDYATPTGTFAISRMTRDTELVGHDRHGSWDDHVAYWMPFDDGDVGFHDASWQTFPFGTDGYLQNGSHGCVHMPTDAIAHLYKDVEVGTRVTVR comes from the coding sequence GTGCTGCACGTGTACGTCAGCATCGCGGCGCAGCACCTCTGGGAGTGCTCGGGCGAGAATCTGCTGATGGACTCGGCGGTGACCACCGGCGCCTCCGGTTTCGACCCGGACTACGCGACGCCGACCGGAACGTTCGCGATCAGTCGCATGACCCGCGACACCGAGCTGGTCGGCCACGACCGCCACGGCTCGTGGGACGACCACGTCGCGTACTGGATGCCCTTCGACGACGGCGACGTCGGCTTCCACGACGCCTCGTGGCAGACCTTCCCCTTCGGCACCGACGGCTACCTGCAGAACGGCTCGCACGGCTGCGTCCACATGCCCACCGACGCGATCGCGCACCTCTACAAGGATGTCGAGGTCGGCACGCGCGTCACGGTGCGCTGA
- a CDS encoding DUF1295 domain-containing protein: protein MSQRPGAILVTILVALGIGAALAVAGGSAGASWGSIPLFALAVVVAFAIQVVAYIPAALLRTEKFFDLTGGLTFALVAIVLLAAVAPASVRAWVLAVMIVVWGVRLSVFLYVRVHAQGADGRFDDIKINPLAFLRVWIIQGLWVAVTSSAAWVGITATTAGGLDVWIVIGAVVWLVGLVIEVVADGQKAAFRKDAANKGRFIDSGVWAWSRHPNYFGEILVWVGVAIVALPAAVGWQWVTVISPLFVILLLTRVSGIPMLEKRADARWGDEPAYQEYKKRTPVLVPGLGRG, encoded by the coding sequence ATGTCACAGCGCCCGGGCGCCATCCTCGTCACCATCCTCGTCGCGCTCGGCATCGGCGCAGCACTCGCGGTCGCCGGCGGAAGCGCCGGCGCATCGTGGGGCAGCATCCCGCTGTTCGCGCTCGCGGTCGTCGTGGCATTCGCGATCCAGGTCGTCGCCTACATTCCGGCGGCGCTGCTGCGTACCGAGAAGTTCTTCGATCTCACGGGAGGCCTGACGTTCGCACTGGTCGCGATCGTCTTGCTCGCGGCCGTCGCGCCGGCCTCGGTGCGGGCGTGGGTGCTGGCCGTCATGATCGTCGTGTGGGGAGTGCGGCTGTCCGTGTTCCTGTACGTGCGGGTGCACGCGCAGGGCGCGGACGGCCGCTTCGATGACATCAAGATCAACCCATTGGCGTTCCTGCGGGTCTGGATCATCCAGGGTCTGTGGGTCGCCGTCACGTCGTCGGCCGCGTGGGTCGGCATCACCGCTACCACCGCGGGTGGGCTCGACGTATGGATCGTCATCGGTGCCGTGGTGTGGCTCGTGGGCCTGGTCATCGAGGTCGTCGCCGACGGGCAGAAGGCGGCGTTCCGCAAGGATGCCGCCAACAAAGGGCGCTTCATCGATTCGGGCGTCTGGGCGTGGTCGCGGCATCCGAACTACTTCGGCGAGATCCTCGTCTGGGTCGGCGTCGCGATCGTCGCGCTGCCGGCGGCCGTGGGCTGGCAGTGGGTCACCGTGATCTCGCCGCTGTTCGTGATCCTTCTGCTGACGCGGGTGAGCGGCATCCCGATGCTGGAGAAGCGCGCCGACGCGCGCTGGGGTGACGAGCCGGCGTACCAGGAGTACAAGAAGCGCACCCCGGTGCTGGTGCCCGGTCTCGGTCGCGGCTGA
- a CDS encoding YajQ family cyclic di-GMP-binding protein has product MDSSFDIVSKIDRQEADNALNQARKEVEQRYDFKGTDASIDWSGEAILIKANSEERAKAVLDVFQSKLIKRGISLKSLESGEPQPSGKEYRITSTLKEGISSENAKKITKLIRDEGPKSVKAQIQGDELRVQSKSRDDLQEVQRMLKAADLDVDLQFVNYR; this is encoded by the coding sequence ATGGATAGCTCTTTCGACATCGTCTCCAAGATCGACCGCCAGGAAGCGGACAACGCGCTCAACCAGGCCCGCAAGGAGGTCGAGCAGCGCTACGACTTCAAGGGGACGGACGCGTCGATCGACTGGAGCGGCGAGGCGATCCTCATCAAGGCCAACAGCGAAGAGCGGGCGAAGGCGGTGCTCGACGTGTTCCAGTCGAAGCTGATCAAGCGCGGCATCTCGCTGAAGTCGCTCGAGTCGGGTGAGCCGCAGCCCTCGGGCAAGGAGTACCGCATCACGTCGACGCTCAAAGAGGGGATCTCCTCCGAGAACGCGAAGAAGATCACCAAGCTCATCCGCGACGAAGGCCCCAAGTCGGTCAAGGCGCAGATCCAGGGGGACGAGCTGCGCGTGCAGTCGAAGTCGCGCGACGACCTGCAGGAGGTTCAGCGCATGCTCAAGGCCGCCGACCTCGACGTCGACCTCCAGTTCGTCAACTACCGGTAA
- a CDS encoding D-alanyl-D-alanine carboxypeptidase, with translation MTMPHDDGLDDFADLMGSAPSGASHVSLSAEDAERLRRRRRRRRRGWLIAAGVVLAIVAGAGGYTAWALSAPLPALETTTRVPTVTPGAPAALAMPSGRAAAISVVGAAGDLGAAGLHAVSGDDQPRPIASISKLITALVVLDAHPLQSADDPGPTITFDKADHDLYDQYYVLGATVAAMPTGSSMSLRDALTTMLLPSASNYADAVAMWAFGSRSGYVSATRTWLQAHQLNGTTIVEPTGIDERNTSTPSDLLAIGQLAAANPALARITSMSSATVPTVGEVDNTNDLLGSDGVTGLKTGNLGAGTFALLYTATSNPGLGEPLKIVGVSLDGQSREQVDADVTTALRSVAAGVHLVPVAKAGTPVGTVTSPWGGEAQLVLSRDESLLTWSDTPITASITLTIAPTGQDGQQIGIATWTSGGRSASVAVAVRGTIAPPDDWWKLTHPSLLGGPAPSPSPSPSLSVSPSPTPTAGG, from the coding sequence ATGACCATGCCGCACGACGACGGGCTCGACGACTTCGCCGACCTGATGGGCTCGGCCCCCAGCGGTGCGTCGCACGTGTCGTTGTCCGCCGAGGATGCCGAGCGCCTGCGCCGACGTCGGCGCCGCCGCCGCCGCGGCTGGCTGATCGCCGCAGGTGTCGTGCTCGCGATCGTCGCCGGCGCCGGCGGCTACACGGCGTGGGCTCTGTCGGCGCCGTTGCCGGCGCTCGAGACGACGACACGCGTTCCGACCGTGACGCCGGGCGCCCCAGCAGCGCTGGCGATGCCCTCCGGACGGGCCGCCGCGATCTCGGTGGTCGGCGCCGCGGGCGATCTGGGGGCGGCGGGACTGCACGCGGTGAGCGGTGACGACCAGCCCCGACCGATCGCGAGCATCAGCAAGCTGATCACCGCGCTCGTCGTGCTCGACGCTCATCCGCTGCAGAGCGCCGACGACCCCGGTCCGACGATCACGTTCGACAAGGCCGACCACGACCTGTACGACCAGTACTACGTGCTCGGCGCGACCGTGGCCGCCATGCCGACCGGCAGCTCCATGTCGCTGCGCGACGCCCTGACCACCATGCTGTTGCCGTCGGCGAGCAACTATGCCGACGCGGTGGCGATGTGGGCCTTCGGCTCCCGTTCGGGCTACGTCTCCGCGACGCGCACGTGGCTCCAGGCTCACCAGCTGAACGGAACGACGATCGTCGAGCCCACCGGCATCGATGAGCGCAACACGAGCACACCGAGTGATCTGCTCGCCATCGGACAGCTCGCCGCGGCCAACCCCGCTCTCGCCCGGATCACGTCGATGTCGTCGGCCACCGTCCCGACGGTCGGAGAGGTGGACAACACCAACGATCTGCTCGGCAGCGACGGTGTGACCGGCCTGAAGACGGGCAACCTCGGCGCCGGGACGTTCGCACTGCTCTACACCGCGACGAGCAACCCCGGACTGGGCGAACCGCTGAAGATCGTCGGCGTCTCGCTCGATGGGCAGTCGCGGGAGCAGGTGGATGCCGATGTCACCACCGCGCTGCGCAGCGTCGCCGCCGGCGTGCACCTGGTGCCGGTCGCGAAAGCGGGAACACCGGTCGGCACGGTGACGAGCCCCTGGGGCGGGGAGGCGCAGTTGGTGCTGTCGCGCGACGAGAGCCTGCTCACGTGGTCCGATACGCCGATCACCGCATCGATCACGCTGACGATTGCGCCGACCGGCCAGGACGGCCAGCAGATCGGCATCGCGACGTGGACCTCCGGCGGCCGCAGTGCCAGCGTCGCGGTGGCCGTGCGCGGAACGATCGCCCCTCCCGACGACTGGTGGAAGCTGACCCATCCCTCGCTGCTCGGCGGCCCGGCGCCGTCGCCGTCGCCGTCGCCGAGCCTGAGCGTGAGCCCGTCTCCGACTCCCACCGCCGGCGGCTGA